ACCGCGCTCCTCTGTATCCATGGGAGCTTAGAGAAACCCTTAATGGCTACCCAGGTAAGGTCGGGCTCTTCTTTGGGAGGGAAAGCATCGGCCTGAAGAACGAGGAACTCGAGGCGATGGACTTGGTCGTTACAATCCCCACGAGCGAAGATTATCCAGTCATGAACCTGGCCCAGGCCGTTGCGATAATCCTCTATGAATTAGCTAAGGAAACGCCGGCAAGGGAGCTTTCCCTTGAGCCCGCCACAGCCCGCGAAAAGGAGGAGCTGGTTAGAATATGGATGAGGTTGTTAGAGGTTCTCAACTATCCCAGGGACCGGGAGAGAAGAGAGGTGTTTATCAAGGTCTTCAGGAAGGCTGTAGGGAGGGCCTTCCTCTACGGGAGGGAAGTTCACACCCTAATCGGACCCCTTAGAAGGGCCGTTAAAAGGCTGGAGGAATGTTGAATGCTCTCCATTGAGAGGTTTAATGTCAACGGCCGGGACGTCTGGGTTGGTGTAATCTTTCACGGGAGGATTCAGGGGGTAAGCTTCGCCTTCACGAGGGGAAAACTGCTGGAGAGAGTTAGTAATCTAGCGGAGTTCCTTCGGAAGAGGGGGGTAAGCCTTTCCCTCGACGTCCAGCCGAGCAACTACACGGGGCTGGTTTACCGAGTTATGGTCGGCGACCTTGACAACGAAGAGGCCCTGGAGGAGCTTTCCTTTGAGGGGATAACGCCCTTTGAGAGGCGGGTTTACGAATGGCTCACAAAAAACGTTAAAAGAGGGGCCGTTATAACCTATGGTAACCTTGCCAGGGCCCTGGAAACGTCGCCGAGAGCTATTGGCGGGGCGATGAAAAGGAATCCCTATCCAATAATCGTTCCCTGTCACAGGGTCGTGGCCAGCGACGGCATAGGCCACTACAGCTCTGGAATTGAGGAGAAGAGGTTCCTACTCGAACTCGAGGGGGTGAAAGAATGGACAAGCTGAAAGCCTATATAATAGGCTTCCTGATTGCAGTCTTAGGCGTTGCAGGGTTCATCGTCTATAAGTGGGGCTGGATAAAGCTTCTCCAGGTGATTCTGGCAATTGGATTCGTTGGCTTTACCCTTGCGTTGTTGTTCTTTACGGCTCTGACACTCTACGCCGAGAGCTGGAAGTATGGAGTAATCCTCGCCGTTCTGACCGCTATTGCGGGCTACGGCTCGTACCTTGTTTTAACATGGCGGAATCTCAAGATAGTTGGGGGGATAATAGCCTTCTTCATATTCCTCTTCGCCTTTGGAATCTGGTACATCAGCGAGCCTGATTTGAGCATAGCTGACCGTTTCCGCCCGGCTGAAAAGCTTGAGAAAATGGGTCGCTACAGGCAGGCCGCGAGGAAATACGAAAAAGCTGGAAACTACGAAAAGGCCGCTGAGATGTACCTCAAGCTTGGCTGGCTTGAGAGCGCGGCGTGGGCCTACGAGAAGGCTGGCAAATACGAGAAGGCCGCTGAGCTCTACGAGCAACTTTACGAGAAGGAGAAGGACACCTACTACCTAAAGGAGGCCCACGAGTACTGGAAGAAGGCTGGAAACATGGAGAAAGCAGCGAAAGCCCTTGAGAAGTACGCCGAGGAAGAGCCCTGGTTCTGGGAGGACGTTGCCAAGCTCTACGAGGAACTTGGAAACGAGGAAAAAGCTAGAGAAGCATGGGAGAAAGCCCTTGAGTACTACAAAAAGGAAGCCGAGGAGGAAGGCGTCTTCTGGGAGGACGTTGGGAACATAGCTAGAAAACTCGGTATGGAAGAACTCGCGAGGGAAGCTTACCAGAAGTTCCTCGAATACTGCCTGAAGGAAGCTGAGAAGGACCCGATGTGGTGGAAGCACGTGGCGGAGGCATACGAGTACCTCGGCGAGAAGGAGAAGGCCGAGGAAGCTAGAAGGAAGTACGAAGAGTACAGACAGAGGATTATGAGGGCCAACGAGGAGACATCGCACTTCCCCGAATAAGGTTGAACCCGTTTGGTTTTAATTCTTCCCACTCTTCACTCAAATATTTTAAACTTTTAGCTCAGATTTAATTTGATTGGAGGTGTCCTCAGTGACCAGCGAGAATGGGGAAAGGCCAAAACTTAACATCGCAAAGCTGTCCAAGATGCCCATAAGGTTGGCTATGGAGGAGAAGTTCTTACGTCTAAAACCAGAGGACAGGATTGAGGACCTGATAAAGGGTCTCGAACACAGAACCTGCGCGGTGGTAACGGATGAATCCGGAAAGTTGCTGGGCTTTATTTCCGTTGATGAAATCATAAATCTCCTGCTACCTCCTTCAGACTACGTTCTCGTTGGGCTTGAAGCACTTAAAGAGGCTCACTTTGACTGGGACCGGCCGGTTAAGGAGATAATGAACCCGAGGCCGATAACGCTTTCTCCCCACGATACTCTCGGCTATGCCCTGGGGATGATGCTTGAGACAGGCGTAAGGCAGTTTCCCGTCGTTGAGAAAAAGAAGGTCGTTGGAACGTTCTCTGCCCAGAGCGTTATAAGGCTCCTCAGGGTTTTCGCACGGTGAGGAAAGTTGATTGAACTGATACTTTACCTTGCACTTATGCTACTCACGGCGGAAACCTTTGGCTGGCTCTTTTCGAGAATCGGACAGCCAGTTGTTCTCGGTCAGATAGTTGGAGGAATACTGCTTGGGCTGGCCTTCCCGCCAACGGAGGAAGTGAAGGATATCTCCATGATAGGCGTTCTCATGCTCCTTTTCTTGGCGGGTCTTGAGAGCAGTGTGGAGGAGTTGAGGCAGGCCGGGAAGAGTGGCTTTTCGGTGGCCTTTGTCGGCGTTGTCGTTGCCTTTGCCATGGGCTTTGCGGTGACTTACCCTTTCAAAGGCTTTGACCAGGCCCTGCTTTACGGTGCCCTTACCACTCCCACGAGTGTTAGCTTAACCGTCAGGGTTCTTATGGAAATGGACAGGCTTAAGAGCAGAGAGGGAACGACTATCCTAACTGCCGCGATAGTTGATGACATACTCGGCATAATCGTTCTAACGGTCGTCATATCATCGCTCGTCTCCGGTGGGGTTAGCGTTCTCAGTCTCGTGGAAATCCTCGTTAAGGTTGGGGTTTTTATAGCGGTCATGGTCTTCGTTATGCCGAGGGTTCTTGACTATGCCCTCAGGAAGGTCGTCAGGATAGGCTTTGCCGACTCTACCGTTACACTCTCGATGGCGGCCCTCTTCGGCTTTGCATACCTCGCCGAGCACATGAACCTCGCCTCAATACTCGGTGCTTACCTCCTCGGTCTTGCACTCAGCGAGACGGAGTTCAGGAAGCCGATTTTTGAGCACGCAAGGATAATAGCCCATTCCGTTTTCGTTCCGCTGTTCTTCGTCGATGTGGGTATGAACATCCCTGTGAAGGATTTGAGGAGTGCTGGCCTCTTTGCCCTGCTGTTTGCACTCGTGGCAATAGCGAGCAAGGTAATAGGCTGTGGAGTCGGGGCCCTGATTAGTGGTATGAACGCTAGGGAATCCCTTAGGGTTGGTGTGGGGATGATTCCTAGGATGGGAGTTGAACTGGCAATGCTGGCGATAGCAATGAAGGCCGGCATAGTTGGAAGCGATGCATATCTCGTAATTGTCCTCATGATATTCCTCAGCACCCTCGTTACCCCACCTCTCCTCAAGCTGGCTTTTAGGGATTAAAAAACATCTCCCCCGTCCTCAAGCTCTCTAAGCTCCTCCTCTATTTCTTTCTCCTTTCTTTCGGCATATTTCTCAAAATAGACAGTGAGTAAGTAAACTAAGATTATCATGATGACAATCGCTATAAACCCAAAAATGAGCCCCTTCGGAGTTATTGTTCCTCCAGCTGGTGGAGGTCCGGGCAGTGGCATTTTTATTCCCCCATAAATTTGATGGAATTCGTTGTAAAGTTTCCGCCAACCTTTTTAAGAATGGGGACAAACCAGAGCAGGTGGTAGATATGATGGGGATGAACCCGAGGCAGATGAAGAAGCTCATGAGACAGCTCGGCATAAAAATGGAGGAGCTTGAGGGTGTTAATGAGGTAGTTTTGAGACTTGAGGGCAAGGAAATAGTTCTCAAAGATCCCGTTGTCACGGTCATGGTGGTTCAGGGTGAGAAGACCTATCAGATTGTTCCGGGAAGCGAGGAAGTTAGGGAAGTCCTTGAGATTCCGGAGGAAGATGTCCAGCTCGTCATGGAGCAGGCTGGCGTTGACAGGGAAACCGCACTCAAGGCATTGAAAGAAACGAAAGGGGACATAGCGGAGGCCATACTTAAGCTGACAGGTGAGTAATCATTCTTTTTCGAACTTCTCTATTGCCTTCATCAGCGGGATGAGGTGCATTAATGCAGGACCACCCGCCATGAGAACTGCGACAAGGCCTGCCTCGATGAGTTCCTCGGGCTTTGCTCCAGCTTCAAGTGCCTTCTGAGTGTGGAGGTAGATGCACCACTCACATCCGGCTGAAATGCCAAGGGCGAGTGCTATGAGCTCCTTCTCGCGCGTTGTTAGTGCCTTGTTGTCAAGGGTCTCACGGAGGAACCTCGAGAAGGCGGCAATCTCTTTCGGGTGCTCTTTTCCAAGTTTGTCGAGGAGCTCTTCGATTTCCTTAAGCTTGACCTCAACCTCTGAGTACTCCACGGAAATCACCGAAATAATATGAATGAGGGAAGTCCTTAAGGTTTTCCTGAACCAGTAGTTTTTAACTACTCGTTGGCACTATCCCCTGCCTGCGCATCTTGAGAATATCGTCTATCACGTCTATCAGTCCGGCTATTATCTCG
The window above is part of the Thermococcus sp. genome. Proteins encoded here:
- a CDS encoding RNA methyltransferase, whose amino-acid sequence is MLSVVLVEPEGPANVGMVARTMKNFGLSRLVLINPNVTEESYRYAVHARDVLENALVLENFEEALELFDLTVGTTGKPGRGFIPYRAPLYPWELRETLNGYPGKVGLFFGRESIGLKNEELEAMDLVVTIPTSEDYPVMNLAQAVAIILYELAKETPARELSLEPATAREKEELVRIWMRLLEVLNYPRDRERREVFIKVFRKAVGRAFLYGREVHTLIGPLRRAVKRLEEC
- the otg gene encoding methylated-DNA--protein-cysteine methyltransferase produces the protein MLSIERFNVNGRDVWVGVIFHGRIQGVSFAFTRGKLLERVSNLAEFLRKRGVSLSLDVQPSNYTGLVYRVMVGDLDNEEALEELSFEGITPFERRVYEWLTKNVKRGAVITYGNLARALETSPRAIGGAMKRNPYPIIVPCHRVVASDGIGHYSSGIEEKRFLLELEGVKEWTS
- a CDS encoding tetratricopeptide repeat protein — protein: MDKLKAYIIGFLIAVLGVAGFIVYKWGWIKLLQVILAIGFVGFTLALLFFTALTLYAESWKYGVILAVLTAIAGYGSYLVLTWRNLKIVGGIIAFFIFLFAFGIWYISEPDLSIADRFRPAEKLEKMGRYRQAARKYEKAGNYEKAAEMYLKLGWLESAAWAYEKAGKYEKAAELYEQLYEKEKDTYYLKEAHEYWKKAGNMEKAAKALEKYAEEEPWFWEDVAKLYEELGNEEKAREAWEKALEYYKKEAEEEGVFWEDVGNIARKLGMEELAREAYQKFLEYCLKEAEKDPMWWKHVAEAYEYLGEKEKAEEARRKYEEYRQRIMRANEETSHFPE
- a CDS encoding CBS domain-containing protein gives rise to the protein MTSENGERPKLNIAKLSKMPIRLAMEEKFLRLKPEDRIEDLIKGLEHRTCAVVTDESGKLLGFISVDEIINLLLPPSDYVLVGLEALKEAHFDWDRPVKEIMNPRPITLSPHDTLGYALGMMLETGVRQFPVVEKKKVVGTFSAQSVIRLLRVFAR
- a CDS encoding cation:proton antiporter — protein: MELILYLALMLLTAETFGWLFSRIGQPVVLGQIVGGILLGLAFPPTEEVKDISMIGVLMLLFLAGLESSVEELRQAGKSGFSVAFVGVVVAFAMGFAVTYPFKGFDQALLYGALTTPTSVSLTVRVLMEMDRLKSREGTTILTAAIVDDILGIIVLTVVISSLVSGGVSVLSLVEILVKVGVFIAVMVFVMPRVLDYALRKVVRIGFADSTVTLSMAALFGFAYLAEHMNLASILGAYLLGLALSETEFRKPIFEHARIIAHSVFVPLFFVDVGMNIPVKDLRSAGLFALLFALVAIASKVIGCGVGALISGMNARESLRVGVGMIPRMGVELAMLAIAMKAGIVGSDAYLVIVLMIFLSTLVTPPLLKLAFRD
- a CDS encoding nascent polypeptide-associated complex protein; its protein translation is MMGMNPRQMKKLMRQLGIKMEELEGVNEVVLRLEGKEIVLKDPVVTVMVVQGEKTYQIVPGSEEVREVLEIPEEDVQLVMEQAGVDRETALKALKETKGDIAEAILKLTGE
- a CDS encoding carboxymuconolactone decarboxylase family protein; translation: MEYSEVEVKLKEIEELLDKLGKEHPKEIAAFSRFLRETLDNKALTTREKELIALALGISAGCEWCIYLHTQKALEAGAKPEELIEAGLVAVLMAGGPALMHLIPLMKAIEKFEKE